A region from the Nostoc sp. HK-01 genome encodes:
- a CDS encoding protein-serine/threonine phosphatase has translation MMISTQRIIYCINPTCDRPANSIEERICTNCQTPLIHRYLWATGTLAANILPETQVAERYEVIQQQIWLDTQPGLPPETLQDLPKAVIPYLKLYQQQLHLPQVYGVAFFEDEDDILLLENVPIDATGNLYPTITDAWEQATAVRQVYWLWQILQLWQPLAEQGVEQSLLIPDNLRVQGWCVRLLELHPTQIDEKPSLRDLGKSWQPWIALAQPQIAKSLQKIVEQMCDRPVDLETITTQLNTLLLSAAAELPLSLQVAGATDIGTELTQNEDTCYPSTDEPYNPLMPRLSMVCDGIGGHQGGEVASQMAVQSLKLQIRALLAEVAEQTEPVAPKLLQEQLEASLRVVNNLICSRNDEQKRQGRERMATTLVMALQLPQRIATISGWISDNAHELYLANIGDSRAYWITRNYCQLLTVDDDVAWREVRYGRSLYRQALQRGDATALTQALGTKDAESLRLSIQRFIIDEEGLLLLCSDGLSDNDWVEHSWQEFAIPVLTGELSIAETVQNLINFANQKNGHDNTSVVLTLCRLSKEYLVPVTLVSPPVEIVEPETPELEEPALAESAQALLDLDLTEEPTPPPIPTPIKKPRRSKPLVLVGGLLAVLVGSTTLGLFAWWLLNPQTFQQGCQKLPQPIQSICLDK, from the coding sequence ATGATGATTTCTACTCAACGCATAATTTATTGTATAAATCCAACGTGCGATCGCCCGGCTAATTCTATAGAAGAGCGCATCTGTACCAATTGTCAAACTCCTTTAATTCACCGTTACCTCTGGGCTACTGGCACTTTAGCCGCCAATATTCTACCCGAAACGCAAGTTGCAGAGCGATATGAAGTTATTCAACAACAAATATGGCTAGATACTCAACCAGGGCTACCACCAGAAACCTTACAAGATTTACCAAAAGCCGTTATTCCTTACTTAAAGCTATATCAACAGCAGTTACATCTTCCTCAAGTCTATGGGGTGGCTTTTTTTGAGGATGAAGATGATATTCTCTTACTAGAAAATGTGCCGATAGATGCAACAGGCAACCTTTATCCCACCATCACTGATGCTTGGGAACAAGCCACAGCAGTTAGACAAGTTTATTGGCTATGGCAAATTCTCCAACTTTGGCAACCCTTAGCAGAACAGGGAGTTGAGCAAAGTTTACTAATTCCCGATAATTTACGTGTTCAAGGTTGGTGTGTGCGTTTGTTAGAACTGCATCCCACCCAAATTGATGAAAAACCCAGCTTACGTGATTTAGGAAAGTCTTGGCAACCTTGGATAGCATTAGCACAACCACAGATAGCTAAATCATTGCAGAAGATAGTTGAGCAAATGTGCGATCGCCCAGTAGATTTAGAAACTATCACCACTCAACTTAATACGCTTTTACTCTCAGCCGCTGCTGAATTACCTCTTAGTTTGCAAGTTGCAGGCGCAACAGATATAGGCACAGAACTCACCCAAAACGAAGACACTTGCTATCCAAGTACAGATGAACCATATAATCCACTCATGCCGCGCTTATCGATGGTTTGTGATGGCATTGGTGGACATCAAGGTGGTGAAGTTGCCAGCCAAATGGCAGTACAATCATTAAAATTGCAAATCCGTGCCTTATTAGCAGAAGTCGCCGAACAAACTGAACCCGTAGCGCCAAAATTATTGCAAGAACAGCTAGAAGCCAGCTTGCGGGTAGTCAATAACTTAATTTGCTCACGCAATGATGAACAGAAACGCCAAGGTAGAGAACGTATGGCGACAACCTTGGTGATGGCACTGCAATTACCCCAAAGAATCGCCACAATCTCAGGATGGATATCTGATAATGCCCATGAACTTTATTTAGCTAATATTGGCGATAGCCGCGCTTACTGGATAACCCGTAACTACTGCCAGTTACTCACCGTGGATGATGATGTAGCGTGGCGAGAAGTCCGTTATGGCAGAAGTTTATATCGTCAAGCACTCCAGCGAGGAGATGCAACGGCTTTGACTCAAGCATTAGGCACAAAAGATGCAGAATCTCTGCGGCTGTCAATTCAACGATTCATCATTGATGAAGAAGGATTATTATTGCTGTGTTCTGACGGTTTAAGTGATAACGATTGGGTGGAACATTCTTGGCAAGAGTTTGCCATCCCAGTATTAACAGGTGAACTCTCAATTGCAGAAACTGTCCAGAATTTGATTAATTTTGCCAATCAAAAAAACGGTCATGATAACACGTCGGTTGTTCTCACTCTTTGCCGTCTTTCTAAAGAATACTTAGTGCCAGTAACTTTAGTATCGCCACCAGTAGAGATTGTTGAACCAGAAACACCAGAATTAGAAGAACCTGCTTTGGCAGAAAGCGCTCAAGCCTTATTAGATTTGGATTTGACAGAGGAACCAACACCTCCACCAATACCCACACCAATCAAAAAACCTCGTCGAAGTAAGCCTTTAGTACTCGTTGGCGGATTATTAGCCGTGTTAGTTGGAAGTACAACTTTGGGATTATTCGCTTGGTGGCTACTAAACCCCCAAACATTCCAGCAAGGATGTCAGAAATTACCTCAACCAATACAGTCTATTTGTCTTGACAAATGA